Sequence from the Panicum virgatum strain AP13 chromosome 5N, P.virgatum_v5, whole genome shotgun sequence genome:
GTTCCGCCACACTCACACCCAAAAGAGAAGGCTGTAATGgatgcgcaagaaggagtcCATGGAACAGCAAGCGGAGGTTGTACCAGCAAGGTCGGCGAACATGAAGCAGGTGTGAAGgcctaagcaagttgtttcgtcatcagcttgaagaagaagcaagatacaaccgatagaatttatcgcccttagaaTAAAATATAGCCGATGCATATTTATCAtcgtccttagacaattttggtccataggctttttttttggtatgcaagcatcaccaaaaaataggggggcatatgttgatgacTAAAATTGGCACAGGTcaaacagaccggtctgaccggtgcttacgagcggtctgaccggtctggaccatGTAGCCGGTCTGGCAACCCCGACCGGTCTGCAGACCGGTCTACCCggaatccgagtacaattagagttTTTCATAGGTTTAGATCTGTAATTAGGATTTCTTGGGGATAAGTCCACTCcactctataaatataaagggccacggccgattgagggatatccaatcgatcaaacacaaaacttttagttttttattttctcttgccCTAGTTTTTTCTATCTATAACTTGTTGTTCCTCCTttgtctctacgtcgattgaaggcgttctaggtggcctgccgaccctagaacaaccctgtgtgcgcctgccccgacgagTCTTCCCGAGCTAGCGTTCGTAGGCTTCGTCACCGATCTCGAcagcggcgaccggtctgaccggtcgctatAACCGGTCTGAGCAGCGGCGCTACAACGCACACCTCTGTTTGCTGCACGATTTAGTGCGTCCGTGTGTTAGCTCTGATTTGCGTCAACAACACATGTCTCCTCTGGGGGTCGGCCGATGAATTGGCCGTAGACATCACTCTCCGCTGCTGATCTCCACTGAAATTGAGTCCCCTTCTCAGGCCCAAGCTGTCACCAGGGACGGGGCGGTGCTTTTCTAACTCGTTGCGAACTGCTGATTGCTGGAGACTATGAGTCCGCCGTTGGTTACTGTATATAAACAACCAAACCATTTTTATCCTGAAATTTGTTAACAACCACATCATCATAATGGTGTTGTGATCTAATGAGAAGGCTCTTCGAATTATGCATGTGCTGAAATTACCGTTCCTTCATTCTTTTAATTCCTTTTATCAGAAGACACGACCAATAGTCTTGTGTGGACAACAGACAATTTTCACCCTTACGCAGAGATATCATGTGACACTTGTTCTTCGTTCCTTGTTACCGCACAAAATTCTGAACGCAGGCACCGAAACCCAAACTTGACAGTGACCAAACTTTTGCAACTTGTCCAAATCTTTTCTTCGAGATGAGTTATTTAATATGTCCACACAACAATAAAAAGTCCCTACTTCCCTAAAACAAAAGTCGCTAGATCATGCTGGCTTAGCCTGAGATGAAccttttttatttctatccatACCTACTTCCTCAATCGTCAACACAATCAATATGGCACGAAAGGGATCAGTAAATACGCCTTCTTTGTTAGAACAGCGTTGAGAAAAACTGATGCACTGTAAAATCATGTTCGTCACTGCCTGAGAGAAGATTTCATTGGGCTGAACAGGAATCTtaatattactaattggagattACTTTGGAGTCTCCACAAGCCACCTCGGATCCTAGGTGTACActctgaaaaaatagagaaattctataaattctcataaaaatcagaaacatgcatacagccatcaatccaacaattctaattataataactatcagatctgttatcttttctaataatttactcacctctgtcattatgaaaatagactaaagtaaccccctaaatatgtatataaattatccatctctgtcattataaaaaaaatctaaagtatcACCCTAATATTTATGTAAATGACCCACCTATGCcactataaaaataatacaaatagacccataaatttgcatataaattatccaattatgttattattattacaagttaaattactcctaaatttgaatctaaactatataattataaaactatattaaagtgcaccaatataaaattgtaaattactatttctatcattattaatatattgtttatattattatttatagaaaatactacccacgatatatgtCAACATTTATTCATATAttatggaagagataagaatatcaattcacaaacaaatgattcaactaaaaatatattgaaaacatatggaggtgtgatgtaaAATGGATCTATTGTAACTAGACagtgataaatatatattttagagtatgtgttagaatatttaatagatgaaaaaaagcgtgagataaataattataattattaactttatttttatattaattctaattagtccGTGTAGGAGCACAAGTTGATAGACTAGTGAAACTAGTTAAGAATTTAAGGGTGAGTACAGCCAATGCTTCGTTGCCACTTACCCCAGTTAGCAAGAGAGATGGAGTCGATATGACCAAGATAGGCAGGATAGTTAGGATtgacctggtggtggtggttcatCTCGAGCGTGTTGCAGCTCATTGTCTGACGGACATCGCCAAGTGCACAGGAAAGTGTTAACTGAAACACAGTAGTAGTAGGTAAGTGGCGACACAAGACTTTCGTCGCCTTTTTTATACAAGTGAAGATATGGGCAACGATAAAAGCGCATGCAATCCTCAAACTCACCTAACAAGATGAGCAGTCTCGAATCTGCAATCACGGCCCCCGTTGTCAATCATTTTGGACGACGAGACTAACCCCAGGATTTGGTAGCCTCGCGATCCCTTGACTAACCAAGCCATTAGCCATATCCTCTCACTTTGGCACCTACCGAACTACACCTGGGCTGGGCAGCAAGCGGCCACAAGTTCTGTAGTGTAgactcctccctcccctgccgcCAAAGTAAAATACCACGTGTCTGGGGCAACCCGAATACGCACAGAAACACTATCCGACTAAAAAAAGGCCCCCGCTCTGGCCAACGTGGGATCTGACTGAGGTCTTGTTTGGATTTCAAAATgcaaaatgtaaaatttttgtaaaCCGTTTGCATGGTATAttaaatgtagtcaaaaaataaatcgtgttacacaaatagactgtaaatcgcgagacgaatctaatgagcctaattatgacgtgattagacactaaattgctatagtaatgTTACAGTAAATATGCtttaatgatgaattaagtaggctcattagattcgtctcgtagtttacagacgagatctgtaattagttttgtaattattctatatttaatattttaaatattgaagattctctttcaaaaacacaaaaatacaaaatgaaAAGTGATCTAATCACACCACCCACACACCAGCACGAGCCGGGCACGACAATTCTTATCAGGAGCCGTACATGCCAATTCGCCCATGCCGCAGCCTGCAGCCCCACAACCACAGCGCACCTACTACTGCGTAGAAAGTTCGGGCTCCTTGAGCAGCAGCGACCATTCTACCGTTCAGGTTCAGCCGCGCAGGGGAGGCAACAGGCAGGAGCCCCGTCTCGTATGCCTTGTTCCGATGGTTGTTTTGAAGCGTTCTCGGCCTTCGCGTGTCGCCATTAGTTTGCGCGCGGCGACGGTGACGCCCAACAAATCCCCCCGACCCCGACCTCACCAACCAACCAATCACGTGCCCTTCCTATTTAAGCAGAGAGGCAGCTCGGCACCGGCGCACCAGAGCAGAGCAGAAGGAAGCGGCCGGGGCCCGAGCGGAGAGCAACAGAGATTCAAGAGAGTGCAGAGGCTTTCTCTGCACCTCGTCCTCGTCGCTCGCGAGAACCGCCTCGCGCTCCGCTCGCGGCTAGGTCTCCGTCGACCGTCGGCGACCGGCATGGAGGCGGGGGACGCCATGGAGAGGGGCGAGCAGCGCGGGCCGCTCCTGCCCGAGGTAACGGTCGGTCCACAGCTCTCAGCTCTTTGCATGCTCGGTTAGCCGCCATGTTCTTTTTACAGAATGATCACTGATCAGGGCCGTTTCGGCATTGACGCGTTGTTGGTTAGTGATCACTGATCAGCAGTGCGGCATTTCAGTCGCTTCATCGGTGAACAGAATCTCACTGCCGATGTAGAATTTACTAGTTTCTATTTTTATTGGTGCCCGATATTGGATACACGGTGATGATGACGCCGAATGCAACTTTTCTAAGGAACAGAGACATTGGGATGAGGATACGGGAGTTGGTGGCTAGCTGCACGCCATCATCGTAGACCAAGTCTAAGATAGTGAAGAGGGAAAGGGATATATAAACATCTTAAATTGGTCGGTAGTTGCTAGACACGTTCAAAACTTGAGTTTTTAAGTTCCTTTTGGTTCGCATAAACTTATTCCCTTTTTAAGCACGAGGTTTCAAAGAGAAAGTTCCAAGAAAGAATTCGAACGTGTCAACTAAAACTCATGCATTCAGGTTTTGAAAAGAAGACATGCGTGCAAACTTCGGTTTGGCGCTTTAATACTAGTCTTACTTCCCTCGTCAGACAAGCATACAAGCGCTAACTGATGCAAACAGCATCCACATCATACTAGTGCATCATATCCATGACCTTTCAACATCCAGACAGCAGAATGTGCAGATTCTCCTTTGTTGCTGACAATCCGCGGAAATTTTCTCCATTGCAGAGCCATGGGCCAAAGATTCAGGACGACAGCCTGCAAGTGCCGCTCTTGAAGGATAAAAAACGCGCAGGCAGCAAGGCACCAGCAGTTGTTCTAGGTGAGCGGGCCTCTCAATGCTCACAAATCTAACTTGTTTCAGATAACATTTTAGTTTTACTATGATCATTTACAAGGACAGAATATAAAAAGATCAATATACTGATCACTAGATGTCATTCCTCCTCTGCTGCGTGCAGGGTTCGAGTGCCTGGAGAGCACCGCGTTCAGTGGCATCTCGTCGAACCTGGTCGTGTACCTGGAGACCGTCCTCCATGGCAGCAACCTGGCCAGCGCCTCAAAAGTCACGACGTGGTTCGGCACCAGCTACCTCACCCCGATCTTCGGCGCCATCATCGCGGACACCTTCTTGGGcaactacaacaccattctcgTCTCCCTCGCTGTCTACGTTCTTGTACGTCTTAGATCATTCACCTTGATCCACGCATCGATCGGTCGCGTCAATGATGCTAACAGATTCTTTGCGCCGCGTGCCATGTCTGCAGGGGATGATGTTCGTGACCTTCTCGGCGTTCCTGCCCACGGCTGCGGTGCTGGGCGGCTCCTCGGTGTTGGGTGCCCAAACCGTGGCGTTCGTCGGGCTGTACCTCGTCGCGATCGGGAGCGGCGGGGTGCGGTCGTCGCTGCTGCCGTTCGGCGCGGAGCAGTTCGATGACGACAACGCGACGGACCGGGAGAGCAAGGGGTCCTTCTTCAGCTGGTTCTACCTCTGCGTCGACTTCGGCCCGATCGTCTCCGGCCTGTTCATCGTGTGGATCCAGAACAACGTCAGCTGGGGCCTCGGCTTCGGCATCTCCACCGCTTGCATCGCGCTCGCCTTCGGTGCCTTCGTGCTCGCCACGCCCATGTACAAGCGCCGCATGCCCACCGGCACGCCGCTCAAGCGTCTAAGCCAGGTCATCGTTGCCGCCTGCCGGAAGATCACCCTCAGGGTGCCCGCCGATGCAGGTATGCTCTACGAGGTCAGCGACAAGGTGGATAACCAGCCCAAGATCGAACACACAGGCGAGTTCTCATTCCTCGACAAGGCGGCCATCATCACCGAGTCAGACTTTGAGGACATAACCGAGGAGGCCGGGTCGTCCTGGAAGCTCTGCACCGTGACGCAGGTGGAGGAGCTCAAGATCTTGCTGCGGCTCCTGCCAATCTGGGCCACCAGCATCATCATGTCCTCGGCGTACGCGCAGATGAACACCACCTTCATCCAGCAGGGCAGCGTCATGAACATGTCCATCCTGTCGGTGTCCGTGCCGGCGGCGTCGATGGGCTCGTTCGAGGTGACCTGCGTCCTGACATGGGTGCTGCTCTACAGCAAGGTGATCGCGCCGGCTGTGAGGAGCTTATCCTCTAATGGCAACGGCGAGCCGTCGCAGCTGCAGCGCATGGGCGCCGGACGGCTCCTCATGGCTCTGGCCATGGCGGTCTCGGCGCTCGTGGAGATGAAGCGGCTCGACAGCGCGGCACGCGGAGAGCAGATCACCATCGCGTGGCAGATCCCGCAGTATTTCTTCCTCGCAGGCGCGGAGGTGTTCTGCTACATCGCGCAGCTGGAGTTCTTCTACGCCGAGGCGCCGGACACCATGAAGAGCACCTGCACGTCGCTGGCTCTGCTCACCATCGCGCTGGGGAGCTACCTGAGCTCTTTCATCTACGCTATTGTTGCGGCGTTCACGACCACGGCGGacagtcccgggtggatctgcGACGACCTCAATCAGGGACACCTCGACTACTTCTTCTGGACCATGGCCACCATGTGCACGCTCAACTTCGTTGTGTACAGCGGCTTCGCCAAGAACTACAAGCTCAAGACGGTGGTCTCATGACGTGATTACAAGCTGCTCGCTTTCGTCTTTGAGATTCCATTGCATTTTTGCACAATTGCTGACTGGTAATTGGTTATGGGTAAGAAGCAAGTACTGCCTCAATGGCTAGGACATATAGTAGATAGGAAACGTACAGTGGTACAGTAGTAGGAATTTGCAATATATTTCcccttttattatttttccttcttcATTGAAAAAGGAAGCTACACAGATTCCTGTGGCAGCAACAGTTTTTCATTTCAAATTGTAATACAGTTTTTCTTGAATATCAATGTGCCGGCAAAGGAATTCTTTTCATTTTAAGTCTAATGTTACCATTGTATCGTTGATCACATGTCATGGTGACAGGAAGGTTATTCCATATTTGTGGCCAGGCATAATCAAAATAGAAATCCAGACAATCAACGCCTCATACAAGGTACGGTTTGTACACGAAGTTAACATGCACAAAGTTAGTGGTACAAAGTTGGTAGTTTATGTAGTTCTGTTATATTACCCGTAGTAATGTATGGTTATTATGCTTATATATTTAGCTTGTTAAAAACTCAA
This genomic interval carries:
- the LOC120672196 gene encoding protein NRT1/ PTR FAMILY 8.3-like; the encoded protein is MEAGDAMERGEQRGPLLPESHGPKIQDDSLQVPLLKDKKRAGSKAPAVVLGFECLESTAFSGISSNLVVYLETVLHGSNLASASKVTTWFGTSYLTPIFGAIIADTFLGNYNTILVSLAVYVLGMMFVTFSAFLPTAAVLGGSSVLGAQTVAFVGLYLVAIGSGGVRSSLLPFGAEQFDDDNATDRESKGSFFSWFYLCVDFGPIVSGLFIVWIQNNVSWGLGFGISTACIALAFGAFVLATPMYKRRMPTGTPLKRLSQVIVAACRKITLRVPADAGMLYEVSDKVDNQPKIEHTGEFSFLDKAAIITESDFEDITEEAGSSWKLCTVTQVEELKILLRLLPIWATSIIMSSAYAQMNTTFIQQGSVMNMSILSVSVPAASMGSFEVTCVLTWVLLYSKVIAPAVRSLSSNGNGEPSQLQRMGAGRLLMALAMAVSALVEMKRLDSAARGEQITIAWQIPQYFFLAGAEVFCYIAQLEFFYAEAPDTMKSTCTSLALLTIALGSYLSSFIYAIVAAFTTTADSPGWICDDLNQGHLDYFFWTMATMCTLNFVVYSGFAKNYKLKTVVS